The following nucleotide sequence is from Sandaracinaceae bacterium.
GCGCTTCCCTACGGGCTCACGGTCTTCGTGGGGCCCAAGGAGGACCTCGAGGAGGTGCTCCGCGCGGAGGTCGGGCGGCACCTTCGCGCGCTCGCGCCGGACGCGGACGCGCTGCTCGCGCTGATGGCGGCGCGAGAGCGCACGCTGGCGCCGATCACGGTCGACGTGGATCGTCGCTCGTTGCCCGCGGACGGCACACACGCGCTGCGGAAGCGGGTCGACGCGGCGCAGAGACGCGCGGCGGCGCTGTCGGTGCTGGGCGCGATCGGACGGAGGGTGCACCCGGACGAGGTGCGCGCGCCGGCGCCGGTCGGGCAGGACGACGCGCGGGCCACCTTCGACGCGCTGATGCGGGGAGACGCGCGGCGCTCGGTGCTGCTGGTGGGCGAGGAGCGGGTGGGCAAGTCCACGCTCGTCGAGCGGTGGATCGCCGAGCGCGGGGCCGACGCGCCCTGGCTGTTCGCGACCAGCGGCGCGCAGCTCGTCGCGGGCATGAGCGGGCTCGGGCAGTGGCAGGCGAGGGTGGAGCGCGTGTTCGCCGCGGCCGAGGAGCTGGACGCGATCCTCTGGTTCGACGACCTGCGCGACCTGCTCGGCGACCACGCGGGCGGCTTCGTCGATCTGCCGTCCGCCATCCGGCCCTGGCTCGACGACGGACGCGTGCGGCTCGTGGGGGAGCTGGCGCCAGAGGCCGCGGATCTCTTCGCGACCCGTCACGCCGGGCTCTTCGGCGCGATGCACCCGCTGCGCTTGGAGCCGCAGGACACGCGCGCCGGGCGCCTCGCGCTCGAGGCGTGCATCGCGCACGCGGATCGGTTCGAGCCCCACCGCGCCAACCTGGACCCCGCCGCGATCGACGCGGTGGTCGAGCTGACCGATCGCTTCCTCCCGTACCGCGCGTTCCCGGGCAAGGCGGTGCGGCTCTTCGAGGAGCTGCGCGCGAGCGCCGAGCGCGCACACCACGCCGAGCGACGGGTGCTCGGGCGGGACGACGTCTACGAGATCTTCTCGGTGCAGACCGGCGTGCCGGGCTTCCTGCTCCGCGACGACGTGGCCTGGCGGCGGGAGCGGGCGCGCGCGTTCTTCGCCGCGCGGATCGTCGGGCAGGCGGAGGCCGTCGAGCGCTTGGTCGACACCCTCGCGGTGGTGAAGGCGGGCCTCGCCCCCGGAGACAAGCCGCTCGCGAGCTTCCTCTTCGCCGGCCCCACCGGGGTGGGGAAGACCGCGCTCTGCCGCGCGCTCGCGGAGCTGCTCTTCGGCTCGGCGGAGCGGCTGGTGCGCATCGACATGTCGGAGATGTCGGATCCCGGCGCCGCGATGCGGCTCGTGCACGGGAGCGAGAGCGGAGAGGGGCTCCTGACGAGCGCGGTGCGACAGCAGCCCTTCTGCGTCGTGCTGCTCGACGAGATCGAGAAGGCCCACCCGAGCGTGTTCGATCTGCTCCTGGGCGTGCTCGGCGAGGGGCGGCTGACCGACGCGCGGGGGCGCACCGCTCACTTCCACGACGCGATCGTCGTGATGACCAGCAACCTCGGCACGCGACACCGGAGCGCGACCGTGGGCATCGACCCGCCCCGGACCGACGAGGGCGCTCGCTACGCGGAGGCGGTGGAGAGCTGGTTTCGGCCGGAGCTCGTCAACCGCATCGACCGCGTGATCGCGTTCGCGCCGCTGACCCGGTCCGAGATCCGCGCGATCGCCTCGCTCACCACCCAGCGCATCGCCATGCGGCGCGGCCTGGCCGAGCTCGGCGTGTCGCTCGAGGTGACCGAAGGCGCGCTCGACGCGCTCGCCGAGGCAGGCTTCGAGGAGGCGTACGGTGCGCGCGCGCTCCGACGGCATCTCGAGGACGAGCTCGTCGCCCCGGTCGCGCGCGGGCTCGGTCCGCTCGGGGCAGACGCGCGCAACGCGCGGGTGATCGTCTGGCGCGAAGGAGAGCCCACGCCGGAGGGGGCGCGGCTCCACTCGGAGAGCCGAGGGCCGCTGCGGCTCGAGGTGATCCGCGGTGAGGCGCGCAGCACGCGGGAGGACGCGGCGCTCCTCGCGCGCGTCTCGGGAATGCGGCGCTGGGCCCACGAGAAGCGCGAGGTGCCGACGGCGGCCGAGCTCCGCGAGCGCTCGCGCTACCTGCTGGCCGAGCTGTCCTATGGAGACGCGGCGCAGGGCGCGGAGGCCGCGATGATGCACGCGGAGCTGGCGGCGCTCGACGAGAAGCTCGCGCGGGTCGACGCCGCGGTCTCCGAGCTGGAGTCCATCGAGGAGCTGTCCATCGTGGCCTCGCTCGCGGGGGAGCCGGTGGGGGAGATGCGCCAGCTCGCCGGGCAGGCGAGCCTCGCGTTCCGCAGCGCGCTCCTCGAGCTGTTGATCGCCAACGACGAGCGACACGCGATCACGGTCCGGATCCAGGAGCACGACGACAGCAAGCCGCTCAACCTCTGGCTGAACGGGCTCCTCCACGCGCGCGAGCGGCTCGGGTGGCAGATCGTGGGTCACGTGGAGAAGGACCCGGCGCCCAGGCCCGCGGGCTGGCCGGCCGAGCGCCGCTGGGGGCCGCCACGCGACGCCGACGCGCTGCTGGAGCGACTGGCCCAGCCAGACCGCTCACCGCTCGCGCTCCTGCTGCGCGTGCGCGGCCGGCACGCGGGGCACCTCCTGGGCCTCGAGGCGGGGCTGCATCGACGGCGGCGCCCCAGCCCGCAGGTCGAGCAGACGACGTTCGCGGTGACCGTGGTGCGGCACGCGGCCGATCTCCCGGACGACGTGCTCGACTCGCCGCGTCTCGCCCCCGAGCCGATCCCCCCGTCCGCGAAGCGACGCCTCCTCCCCGCGGTGCGCGATCAGGACGGCCACACGCTCACCCTGCCGGGCGGAGAGACGCTCGAGCTGGCCCCCACGGAGTACTGGCCGAGCTTCGAGGCGATCGCGTTGACGCACCTCCTCTGGCTCGAGGAGCACGCCGAGGCGCGCGCCGCCCTCGAGGACCTGGACGACCCGGAGGAAGGCGAGGAGGCGACGTGACCCAGATCACCGTCACCGTCTATCAGCGCAAGCGGCAGGCCCAGCTCGAGTGGGCCACCGTCGGGCTGGGCGCGCGCACGCTCCGACGCGTCGGCAGGAGCCCGACCAAGATCCAGCGCGGCCTCGCGGACGAGCTGCGCAAGTCCATCCGGAACATGAGCCCCATGGAGGTGGCGGCGCTGGAGCTGGTGCGGGGTCGTCGCCTGCGGCGCGTGCACCTCGAGCTCACGGTCGCGGACCGCAAGCGCGTCTCGGGGCGCTTCCCGCTCGTCCTCGAGCCGCGCTGGCGCCGACCCGGGGAGCGCGTGGTCATCGCCTACCACCCGCTGCTCGGCGATCAGTTCTTCCTCGTCGACGAGGACGCCGACCTCGCCGAGCAGGCGAAGCGCTTCTTCGCGCACGTGTGGCGGGAGCTCGACGAGGTCTTCGTGACCGAGCAGCTCGTCACCGACGGCAAGGATCTGTTGCGCGCCTTCAGCTTCTCCGAGCGCGCGCCGCAGCTCATCGACGAGATCGTGCCCGAGGCGGATCCGTTCGCGGACCTCGAGGTCGATCCGGACCGCGGCAAGCGCAAGAAGAAGCGCAAGAAGAAGAAGCACGGCCGCAAGCAGCTCCGCGCGATCGGCGAGAACGTCACGGCGCGCGTGGCGGACGGCGTCGCGCCGCTCGGGCGGCCCCGCGAGCCCTGGCGCAGTCAGCTCGCGCAGCTCTTGAACGGGCCGCGCAAGCAGCCCGTCGTGCTGCTCGGCCCGCCCGGGGTGGGCAAGAGCACGCTGCTCCATCGCTGGGTGAGCGACCTGCTCGAGGCCGACGACTACGCCGCCCACCGGAACCTCGATCGGGCGCACGAGGTCTGGCGCCTCTCGGCCACGCGGGTGCTCGCCGGAATGAGCTACGTCGGGGACTGGGAGAAGCGCTGCGTCGAGCTGACCCACGAGGCCGCCGACCCGCGCGTGGTGCTCTGGGTGGACGACCTGCACACCTTCGGCACGGCCGGCCGGAGCCGCCAGAGCGAGCGCAGCCTGGCCGACTTCTTCCGCGGACCCGTCGCGCGCGGAGAGGTGACGATGATCGGCGAGGCGACCCCGGCACAATGGCACCGGCTGCAGGAGCACGCGCCCGCCTTCGCCGACCGCTTCACCACCCTGCGCGTGACGCCCACCGACGCGGCCGAGACGCTACAGCTGCTGCTGCACGAGGCGCGGGAGCTCGAGCCGGCGCGCGAGGTGGCCTTCCGCCCGGAGGTGTATCGCGCGGTCATGCAGCTGGGAGAGACGCTCCATCCCGGCACCGCGCGTCCGGGCGTGGCGGTCGACCTGCTGCGGCGCCTGGCCGCGGACGCCGCGTTCTCGGCGGACGGATGGACCGAGCTCGACGCGGACGCGGTCGTGGGATTCCTCGCCCGTCGCACCGGCCTTCCCGAGGTGCTGCTGCGGCCCGACGCGTCGCTGGATCCGGCCGCGCTCGAGGACGCGTTCCGCCAGCACGTGCTCGGTCAGGACGAGGCGGTGCGCGCGGCCGTCGATCTCGTGGCGCGGATCCGCGCGGGTCTGACCGATCCCGAGCGGCCGTTCGCGACCTACCTCTTCACGGGGCCCACGGGGACCGGCAAGACGCAGATGGCCAAGGCGCTCGCCGGCTTCCTGTACGGGGACGAGTCGCGCCTGGTGCGGGTCGACATGGGCGAGATGACCGGGCCCGAGTCCGTCGCGCGCCTGATCGGGGATCGCTACGACCCGCGCGGGCTCCTGACCGACGCGGTGCGCCAGCAGCCGTTCTCGGTGGTCCTGCTCGACGAGGTCGAGAAGGCGCACCCCGCGGTGCTGCAGCTCCTCTTGCAGCTGCTCGACGAGGGTCGGCTGACCGACGCGGGCGGCGCGGTGACGGACTTCCGGCGCGCGGTGATCGTGATGACGTCGAACCTCGGCGCCAGGCCCCGCGCGTCGGTGGGGTTCGGAGAGCGCGCCGACGCGGTGCTCCGAGAGGTCGGCCGCGCGGTCCGGGATTTCTTCCCGC
It contains:
- a CDS encoding AAA family ATPase codes for the protein MTQITVTVYQRKRQAQLEWATVGLGARTLRRVGRSPTKIQRGLADELRKSIRNMSPMEVAALELVRGRRLRRVHLELTVADRKRVSGRFPLVLEPRWRRPGERVVIAYHPLLGDQFFLVDEDADLAEQAKRFFAHVWRELDEVFVTEQLVTDGKDLLRAFSFSERAPQLIDEIVPEADPFADLEVDPDRGKRKKKRKKKKHGRKQLRAIGENVTARVADGVAPLGRPREPWRSQLAQLLNGPRKQPVVLLGPPGVGKSTLLHRWVSDLLEADDYAAHRNLDRAHEVWRLSATRVLAGMSYVGDWEKRCVELTHEAADPRVVLWVDDLHTFGTAGRSRQSERSLADFFRGPVARGEVTMIGEATPAQWHRLQEHAPAFADRFTTLRVTPTDAAETLQLLLHEARELEPAREVAFRPEVYRAVMQLGETLHPGTARPGVAVDLLRRLAADAAFSADGWTELDADAVVGFLARRTGLPEVLLRPDASLDPAALEDAFRQHVLGQDEAVRAAVDLVARIRAGLTDPERPFATYLFTGPTGTGKTQMAKALAGFLYGDESRLVRVDMGEMTGPESVARLIGDRYDPRGLLTDAVRQQPFSVVLLDEVEKAHPAVLQLLLQLLDEGRLTDAGGAVTDFRRAVIVMTSNLGARPRASVGFGERADAVLREVGRAVRDFFPPELFNRIDRVVPFAPLTPEIAELVCEKELAQLLARRGLTDRRVFVFPHPDAVKRMAADAFDARDGARSVKRHLEATVGALLSDELARGSRAEMRMARVYAADDGYRLHVDELIEAEPEEARYELEGLLHEPASVLNRLLPRMLARVRDLSESAEVEALAERVGALVAELGGGDPEVARTLYALDRFRAELRALRDDLELRTSANRDVERELSVDAVRERREPWGWRGGPSKMKRLDRRHVRPPSAALSREEILRRAGEIALLERAVHRLGDAREHRVLLELLRVGQGRRPPRYDRAPDGLFEWLAELYTGLRGDVLAASARRPDGSILTLEEPRELGALLAAHPNHLVLELHGVAMRTFLEGEQGCHVWSSLLSGAEIVRVRLTDAESCEDVLHEHDRSARAFERALQERRGEGLPEDPARLLPAVRRLRFDPPTRPGESSLLEVEDYVTGQVMVESVRRIPDALRALTWLRASRARGAS
- a CDS encoding AAA family ATPase; the encoded protein is MSARDSLPVRTWLLMETLESGRTLARAVAAPGLVAYAAKEDAELQHQLALGVHLERGGAGTQAAFSLPDATLVHVDVEAPHPHAPKRVAKPISLSLPCVVLPHRRDRWAVALPYGLTVFVGPKEDLEEVLRAEVGRHLRALAPDADALLALMAARERTLAPITVDVDRRSLPADGTHALRKRVDAAQRRAAALSVLGAIGRRVHPDEVRAPAPVGQDDARATFDALMRGDARRSVLLVGEERVGKSTLVERWIAERGADAPWLFATSGAQLVAGMSGLGQWQARVERVFAAAEELDAILWFDDLRDLLGDHAGGFVDLPSAIRPWLDDGRVRLVGELAPEAADLFATRHAGLFGAMHPLRLEPQDTRAGRLALEACIAHADRFEPHRANLDPAAIDAVVELTDRFLPYRAFPGKAVRLFEELRASAERAHHAERRVLGRDDVYEIFSVQTGVPGFLLRDDVAWRRERARAFFAARIVGQAEAVERLVDTLAVVKAGLAPGDKPLASFLFAGPTGVGKTALCRALAELLFGSAERLVRIDMSEMSDPGAAMRLVHGSESGEGLLTSAVRQQPFCVVLLDEIEKAHPSVFDLLLGVLGEGRLTDARGRTAHFHDAIVVMTSNLGTRHRSATVGIDPPRTDEGARYAEAVESWFRPELVNRIDRVIAFAPLTRSEIRAIASLTTQRIAMRRGLAELGVSLEVTEGALDALAEAGFEEAYGARALRRHLEDELVAPVARGLGPLGADARNARVIVWREGEPTPEGARLHSESRGPLRLEVIRGEARSTREDAALLARVSGMRRWAHEKREVPTAAELRERSRYLLAELSYGDAAQGAEAAMMHAELAALDEKLARVDAAVSELESIEELSIVASLAGEPVGEMRQLAGQASLAFRSALLELLIANDERHAITVRIQEHDDSKPLNLWLNGLLHARERLGWQIVGHVEKDPAPRPAGWPAERRWGPPRDADALLERLAQPDRSPLALLLRVRGRHAGHLLGLEAGLHRRRRPSPQVEQTTFAVTVVRHAADLPDDVLDSPRLAPEPIPPSAKRRLLPAVRDQDGHTLTLPGGETLELAPTEYWPSFEAIALTHLLWLEEHAEARAALEDLDDPEEGEEAT